GCAGGGCGGGAGCAGATCGTTGATGCCGCTGGCGCCGCGGCGCCGGCGCGGCAGCCGGTTGCGACCCTGGGGTGTGGGTACGGGCGGTCCGGAGGTCTCGGGCACGATCGGCGCGAGGGTGAGCAAGCCGTCGTCGAGCAGCCGGACCACATCGACGGTGACCGCATACAGGCTGCGCGACAACAGGATCGAGATGTCGCGGCAGCTGCGGCGGCCATCGGTCCACCGCAGGATCTCCTGCCGGCGGCCGCTGCCGGGACCGGTGAGCGCCATCCGGCCGCGCTCGGTGAGCAGCAGCCGATTGCGGTGCGGCGAGACGCGCCCGTGGGCGAGCGCGCACAGCCGCCGGTCGGTCTCCAGCAGCAGCCATCCGGGTTCGACGCCAGGCACCGGTGGCGTCTCCTCCCCGGAGTCGGCCCCGCGTTCGGGCCGGTCGGCGGGCAGGGTCTGCCAGTGGCAGCCGCCGATCCAGCCCGACGTGATGGCGAAACAGCCGTCCACCGCGGCCATCATCGCCACCACCCGCAGGTCTGCCATTCCGGTGCAGATGCGCCCGGGGCGCGCGAGCAGGTCGCGCACCCCGGGCGCGCCGGGCGAATCCACCGTGACCACCAGGCCGTGGACGACCTGGAGATCCCCGCCCGGTTCCCCGGTCACCCGCAATACCCCGGTACGCGTGGTGACCGCGGCCTGTGCCAATTCCTCGACCAGCTCCCGGGCGGCGCCCCCGCTCAGCGCGGGCATCCGCCAGGGTTCGGCGACCAGGGATCGCCCGGGTTCGGAGTGGGCTCCCGTGGTCATGGTCGAACTCCTGGGAATAGGCATGGCGAAACAGACGTCTTCGCAGCCGGATTGCGCGTTCGAATGCGAAAGTGGTACGCCTGGTTGATATTTCGACGGTGAATCACACCGAATCCCGATCACCGCGCGGAGGTAATCGTGTCAGCCCGAGGTTTTTGGAGCAATGGTCTCCGGCGAATCGAGTACTTAAGTCCCTCAGCCGTACTCGATGGTCTGATTCTGCGGCTTCCCCACCCGAGATAACCTGGGCGCTGCCTGTCCACATCCGTCCCGCCTCATCAGGAGGATCGCCCATGTCGAACCCCGTCGCCGACCGCGCCCCGATTCTGCAGCGCCTGGGTGCTCGTGGCCGCGTTCGGGTGATCGTCGCCGGCGGCGGCACCGGCGGGCACACCTACCCGGCCGTGGCGGCGGTGCGCGCCCTGCGCGATCTGGCCGCCGAGGCGGGTGCGACGGCCGAGGTGCTGTGGGCCGGCGTGCCCGACAGCCTCGAGCAGCGGGTCGCGGCCGAGAACGACGTGGAGTTCACCGGCATCAAGGCGGGAAAGCTTCGGCGCGACCGCAATCCGCTCAAAATGCTCAACAAGGACAATGTGCGGGATGCCTTCCGCGTGCCCGTCAGCGTGGTCGCCGCGCAGGGCGTGGTGCGGTCCTTCCGGCCCGACGCGGTGCTGTGCACCGGCGGCTACGTGTGCGCCCCGATCGGCATGGCCGCGGCGCTGCGCCGTCGGCCGCTGGTCATCCACGAGCAGACCACCGGCGTCGGCAAGGCCAACCTGCTGCTGGCCCGCATGGCCGATCGCATCGCGCTCAGCTCCGAGGCGTCCATCGACCTGCTGCCCGCGCAGGTGCGCGGCCGGGCCCTGGTCACCGGCAATCCCATTCGTCCCGCCCTCACCGGCGGTGACGCCGAGGCCGCGGTCAAGGCGCTCGACTGGGACGGCTACACCCCCGGGCTGCCGACCGTCTACGTGACCGGCGGCGCGCAGGGGGCGGTGCAGATCAACGAGTTGATCATCGAACTGCTGCCCGAACTGCTGCGGCAGGCCAATGTCGTCCACCAGTGCGGGCGGCTGTCCTACGCACAGGTCCGCGACCACGCCGCCACGCTGCCGGCGGAGATTCGCGGCCGCTATCTGGTGCGCGAGTTCATCGGGCCCGAACTGCCGGATCTGCTGGCGCTCACCGATGTGGTCGTATCCCGTTCCGGCGCGGGAACTCTCGCCGAGCTCACCACGCTGGGCAAGCCGTCGGTGCTGATCCCGTATCCGCATTCGGTGGGCGGCGAGCAGATCCGCAATGCCCGCATCCTGGCCGACCACAATGCCGCCCGCGCCCTGGTCGGCACGGACGCCACGGTGGCCAATCTGAACACGGCACTGACCGAACTGCTCACCGAATCCGAGACGCGCGCAGCCGTTTCCGCCGCCGCCCGGGCCCTGGGGCACCCGCGGGCCGCCGAGGATCTCGCGCTCACGGTGCTGGATCTGGCGACCCGGTGAGTGCGGCGCGGGACGAATCACACATGCCACTCTCAGGTGGAAGTGGGTAAGGTCGGAGGGGAGAGCAAGTCCTCGGCTACCGAGGGGTTGCTGTTCCGAGAGATTGGAGATGCCATGCAAATCCAGGTCTTCGCCGACAAGCACGTCGGCGGTGGCGCGATCGCCCAGGAAGCCACCGATTCCATCGCTTCGATTCTCGATCGATTCGCCGATCACCTTACCCGGGTCGAAGCCCACATCACCGATGTGAACGGCCACAAGGGCGGCTCCGAGGACAAGAAGTGTTCGCTCGAGGCGCGCCCGAAGGGGCAGCCGCCGGTCGCCGTCACCCACCGTGCCGCCACCGCCGAGGAGGCGTATCTCGGGGCCGCGGAGAGCATGGCTCACCTGCTCGACAGCAAGTTCGGACGGCTACACCACGCCAAGGGCGGGGAGAGCATCCGGCACCTGGTGCCGGAGTAAAAGCTCTCGTAACTCTCAGGGGCAAGCCCCTGAAACCCCGCCGGCCTCTGAAATGTCAAGACGGGGTTAGGTTTTCACGGTAGGAGCCCGAGGCGGCGTGCGCGCACGACCGCCTCGTGGCGGTTGTGCGCGCCGAGTTTGGTCATGGCGCTTCGCAAATAGCTCTTCACCGTTTCCGGTCGAACCGAAAGCCGCTGCGCCGCTTCGATGTTCGTACATCCGAGGGCGACGTGCGCGAGCACGTCCAGTTCCCGGGGCGCCAGGCTGACGGCGTCGTCCGGTGCGGCCACGCCCGACACCAGGCGCGCGAGTTTGTCCGTCACGTCCCGCAGGCGCGCTCGCGCCGTGGCATCGGTCACCGCCTGCGTGATGCCGCGCAGTTCGGCGTGCAGATCCCGAAGCTGTTCGGTGACAACGGCATTGGCGCTCGCGAGGACGCCGTTGCCGGGAGCGAGGGCGTCGCGCGCGAACGACAACCGCAACCGCCGGTCCACCTCGTCGCGGATGGCCAGTTCCGTCGCCAGCCGCCGCGCGGCCTGCACCATCTCGTCGGCGATGCGGTCGCCGATCGCCCCGGAGTCGCGGTTGGCCACGTACAGCACCGCCCGCGCCTCACCGCGCAGCACCACCGGCACCGCCACCACCGCGCGCAGGCCCTCGCCGAGGACCGGGGCGTCGTAGTGGTGGGTGATGGTGGAGGCCGAGCGGTAATCGGCCACCGAGCGCGGTTTGCCGGTCGCCACCGCCGAACCGCCGAGTCCGGAACTAGGCGCGACCGCCAGCCCGCGCATGCCGTTGGTGCGGGTGCCGACGAACTCGCTGAGCACCAGCGTGCCCGCGTGCACCTCGCCGCCGAAGACGACCGGCAGCTGGGACAGGGCGGCGAGTCCGCGCAGTTCGGCCCGCAAAGCGTCGCTGTCACTGGGGCGCAGCAGCCCGTCGGCGGCCGGGGTCATCGGCTAACCCCTTTCGGGGGTGGTCGGGGGTGAGTGTGACGTAGATCCTACTGGGGTGAGCGAGAGCACGGAGAGCTATACGTTCGGGGTCTGGGATGCGCCACTGCTGGGCGACACCATCGGGGCCAATCTGGATCGGACCGCGGCCGCGCATCCCGACCGCGAGGCCCTCGTCGACTACACCACCGGCATTCGCTGGACCTACCGCGAGTTCACCGCCGAGGTGGACGCGCTGGCGCTGGGCCTGCTGGCGGCGGGCATCGGCAAGGGCGACCGGGTGGGCATCTGGGCGCCGAATTGTCCGCAGTGGACGCTGACCCAGTACGCGACCGCCAAGATCGGCGCAATCCTGGTCAATATCAACCCGGCATACCGGTCACACGAGTTGCGATACGTGCTGCGGCAGGCCGGGATTCGGCTGCTGGTGGCGGCGCCGAGCTTCAAGACGTCGGACTATGCGGCCATGATCGCCGAGGTGGAGCCGGAGTGCCCGGAGCTCGAGCAGGTGGTGCTGCTCGACAGCGGGCGGTGGCGCGAGCTGTTCACCGCCGGCCGGGCCGCCGACCCGGATCTGCTGGCCGCGGCCGGCTCGGGCCTGTCCGCCGACGATCCGATCAATATCCAATACACCTCGGGCACAACGGGTTTCCCGAAGGGCGCGACCCTCAGCCACCACAATATCCTCAACAACGGCTACTTCGTGGGCGAGCTGTGCGGCTACACCGAGCAGGACCGGATCTGCATCCCGGTCCCCTTCTACCACTGCTTCGGCATGGTGATGGGCAATCTGGCCGCCACCAGCCACGGCGCGGCCATGGTCATCCCGGCCCCCTCCTTCGACGCACGCGCCACCCTGGAGGCCGTCGCGGCCGAACGCTGCACCTCGCTCTACGGCGTGCCGACCATGTTCATCGCCGAACTGGCCGACCCCGAATTCGACAGCTACGACCTGTCCTCGCTGCGCACCGGCATCATGGCCGGATCGCCGTGCCCGGTGGAGGTGATGAAGCAGGTCATCGAGCGAATGGGCATGCATGAGGTGAGCATCTGCTACGGCATGACCGAAACCTCGCCCGTCTCCACCCAGACCCGTCGCGACGATTCGCTGGTGCAGCGCACCGCCACCGTGGGCCGCGCCGGACCGCATATAGAAATCAAGATTGCCGACCCGGTGAGTGGGGTAACCCTTCCGCGTGGAGAAGCCGGTGAACTGTGCACCCGTGGCTATTCGGTCATGCTCGGCTACTGGGGTGAGCCGGAGCAGACTGCTGGAGCTATAGACTCCGCGCGCTGGATGCACACCGGCGACCTGGCCACCATGGACGCCGACGGCTACATCGCCATCACCGGACGCATCAAGGACATGGTCATTCGCGGCGGGGAGAACATCTACCCGCGCGAGATCGAGGAATTCCTCTACACCCATCCCGACATCCTCGACGCCCAGGTGATCGGCGTGCCCGACGCCAAGTACGGCGAGGAGCTGATGGCCTGGATCCGGATGCGCCCCGGCACAACGCCTTTGACCCCCGAGAGCCTGCGCGAGTACTGCCGGGGCAAGCTCGCGCACTACAAGATTCCCCGTTACGTGCACCTCGTCGACGAATTCCCGATGACGGTGACCGGCAAGATCCGCAAGGTCGAGATGCGCGAGATCGGCGCGCGGCTGCTCGACCGCACCGAGGAGGACGCGTGACCCGCAATACCGACGCCTACCGCGCCGCCCGCGACGGGCTGCTCTCCGTCGCGACGGACTACGACGCCGCGCTGCGCGATTTCGCGTGGCCGCGACTGACGGGCGAATTCAACTGGGCCACCGACTGGTTCGACGTCATCGCCCGGGACAACGACCGCCCGGCGCTGTGGATCGTCGAGGAGGACGGCGCCGAGCAGCGGATCTCCTTCGCCGAGATGGCCGACCGCTCGGATCGGGTGGCCGGCTGGCTGGCGGGGCTCGGCGTCGGCAAGGGCGACCGGGTGATGCTCATGCTGGGCAATCAGGTGGAGTTGTGGGAGGCCATGCTGGCGGTGGCCAAACTGGGCGCGGTCATCATGCCGACCACCGGTGCGCTGGGCGCGGCCGACCTGCGCGACCGGATCGAGCGCGGCGCAGCGCGTTTCGTCATCGCCAACGCGGCCGATACCGGCAAGTTCGACGAGGTGGCGGGCGACTACACCCGCATCGCGGTGGGCGCGCCGGTGCCGGGCTGGCACGATTACGCGGACGCGGCAGCGGTCGAACCGACCGGCCCGTTCCGGTCCGGCACCGAGGTGGGCGATCCGCTGCTGGTCTATTTCACCTCCGGCACCACCAGCAAGCCCAAGATGGTGCAGCACTCCCAGATCAGTTACCCGGTCGGTCATTTGAGCACCATGTACTGGATCGGCGTGCGGCCCGGCGACGTACACCTGGCCATCAGCGCGCCCGGCTGGGCCAAGCACGCGTGGAGCTGCTTCTTCGCGCCGTGGCTGGCCGAGGCGACCGTATTCGTCTACAACTACGCGCGTTTCGACGCCGCGGCGCTGCTGGACCAACTGCGCCGGGCCGAGGTGAACACGTTCTGTGCGCCGCCCACGGTCTGGCGCATGCTGATTCAAGCCGATCTGGGCGAGCGACCGACCGGCTTGCGTGAAATCCTCGGCGCGGGAGAGCCATTGAACCCGGATGTCATCGCCCAGGTCGAGAAGGCGTGGGGTTTGACCATTCGCGACGGTTTCGGCCAGACCGAGACCACCCTGCAGGTCGGCAATACACCCGGGCAGCCGCTCAAACCGGGCTCCATGGGCCGCCCCGCGCCGGGGGTGCCGGTGGTGCTGGTGGATCCGATCACCGGCGAGCTCGCCGAGGAGGGCGAGATCTGCCTGGATCTCGCTGCGGCGCCGGTGAATCTGATGACCGGCTACCTCGGCGATCCGGACCGCAATGCCGCGGTCATGGCCGGCGGCTACTACCACACCGGCGATGTCGCCACCCGCGATTCCGACGGCTACATCACCTACATCGGCCGCACCGACGACGTCTTCAAATCCTCCGACTACAAGGTCTCCCCCTTCGAACTCGAGAGCGTGCTCATCGAGCATCCGGCCGTGGTGGAGGCGGCGGTGGTGCCGCAGCCGGACGACACGCGCCTCGCGGTACCCAAGGCGTACGTCGCGCTCGCGGCAGGATGGGAGCCGGATCGCGAAACCGCCCGCGTCATCCTGGAATACGCTCGCGATCACCTGGCGCCCTATCTGCGCGTGCGCCGGCTGGAATTCACCGAACTACCCAAGACCATCTCCGGCAAGATCCGCCGTGTCGACCTGCGCCGCCGTGAGGAGCAGGCCCACGCGGCCGGCGAAACCCTCTCCACCGAGTACCGCTACGAGGACGTACTGAACGACAGCAAGCCCTGAATACACCTCGCACCAGCCAACTACGACCCGATCGGAGTTCCAGTGCCCCACACCGTGGAAACCGCCACCGCCTACGTCATCGCCGCCCTCGAAGCCAAGGGCACCGCCTCCCACGAGGACTTCGACGTGCCCGGCATCGTCACCACCACCCACGGACTCACGCAGACATGGGATTTCCACGCGATCGACAGCCGCCGGTTCTGGGGCATAGCGGCAACCTTCCTGCGGGTCTGACCCGCGAGCGCCCCGGCCCGCCCGGCAGCGCCCGAGCGGGCTGGCTCACAGTTCGGCGAATCCCCGGTTTCCGGCCGGGAATTCCCCGCACCATTGGCGTATGCACACCTCCGATACCGTCTCGCTGCCCCGGTTCGTCCTGCGTCACGCGGCCGGGGCCGGTATCGATCCGCACCGGCTGGCCCGCCAGGCCGGACTGTCGGGCTGGCAGGCGGCCGAGGGCAGCACCCGTGTCGCCAGCGACATCTATCCGCGGCTGTGGGAGCTGCTCACCCACGAATCCGGCGATCCGGACGCGACCTTCCGGGTGCTCGAGGAGTACCGGCTCGGTGAGTTCGGGCTGTTCGACTATCTGATCTCCACCGCCGACACCCTGTGGGAGGGGCTGACGGTCATCGGGCCGTATATCGGCGCGGTGAGCACCAACTTCCGCTTCGACGCGAGCGCCCGCACCGAGACCGAGTGCACCTTCGATCTGCACATGATCAATGCCGTCGGCGAGGGCCGGGAATTGAGCGTGCGGTCCGGGCTGGGCCTGGTGGTCTCCCGGGTCCGGCAGCTGGCCGGCAGCGCCGTGGACCCGGTGCGCCTGTCCTTCCAGCAGCGCGCCCCGCGCCGCCACGACGCCTTCCGCGAGTTCTTCGGCACGGCCGACCTGGAATTCGGCGCGGCCGCCAACAGCGTCACCTATCGCACCGCCGACCTGGCGCGGCCGCAGGTCACCGCCGACCCCATGCTGGCGCAGGTGCTGCGCCGGCATGCCGCCACCCTGCCGCCCCCGCCCCCGCACGCCACCGAATGGCCCGACCGGGTGGCCGCCGTGCTCGCGGAGGTGCTCGACGATTCCGACCCGCTGCTGGACGAGGTCGCCCGGCGGCTGTACACCAGCCCGCGCACCCTGCAGCGTCGCCTGGCCGAATCCGGCACCACCTGGCGGCTGGAGGTCGACCGCGCCCGCAAACGCCATCTGGAATGCGTCGAATACCCGCCGCTCCTGCAAGGCGAAGCGGTGTGAGCCGCAACGGTATTCGTCCGTCTCGCGACACGGTGACGGTGCGATGAACGGGGCGGGCGCCAGCGGCTCCGACAGCGTGTTACTGGCCCGCTTCGTGCTACGGCGCGGGCGCACGGCCGGATTGGACCCGCGGGAGCTGGCGCGGGCGGCGGGCGTCGGAGCCGGCGTGCTGGCGGAATCGGCGGGAAGTGTTCCGGGACTGTGCTATCTGCGGTTGTGGGAGTTGCTCGAGCAACGGACCGGACAGCCGCACGTGGGGTTGCGGGCGGCCGAGCGGCATGCGAAGGGTGAGCTGGGGATGATCGACTACCTGGTCGCCACCGCCGGCACCGTCGGCGAGGGGCTGCGGGCGGCAACGGAATTCGGGGCGCAGCTGACGCGCTCCCGGCGACTGGACGTGGCGTGCGAGAGCGAGTCGTGCACCACCTTCGTGACCGGGAGCGTGGCCGACGGTCGCGGCGCGGAACTGGCCGCGCAGGCGACCTTCGCGTTTCTGACCTCTCGCGTTCGCTTCGCGGCCGCGGCGCCGATCGTCCCGGCGCGGATCACCTTCCGGCAGCGAGCTCCGCGTCATCACGCGCCGTTCGTCGAGTTCTTCGGCACCGCCGCAATCGATTTCGGCGCCGACACCGACTCGATGACGCTGCACCGCGCCGATATGGACCGGCCGCAGCACAGCGCCGATGCCCGGCTCGCGGGGGTGCTGCGCCGGGGCGCGGCCGCGGCCACCCTGTCCAGTCCGCCGGCGCGGGCCTGGGCGGATCTGGTAGCGGCGGAACTGGATTCCCCGCGCTGGGGCGTGCGCTCGGCGGCCACGCGGCCGCCGACGCTCGAGGACGCCGCCGCCCGGCTCGGCACCAGCCCGCGGACCCTGCAGCGGCGGCTCGCGGCGGCGGGCACGAGCTGGAGCCGGGAGCTGGCGAACGCCCGGACGCGGACAGCCGGTTGATGGACCGCTCGTGACCAACCGAAACGATTGTCACGACAGCATTCTCATGGTCCGCTTCGCGCTGGAACGAGCCGCCCGCGCCGGACTGGACGCCGACCGGATCGCCCGGCTGGCGGGCGTGGCCGCCTGGCGGGAGGGCGGCGAGGGGACGCGGGTGTCGCCACGGTACTGCCTGCGCGCGTGGGAACTGCTGGAGCAGGAGACCGGGGATGCGGCCATCGCCCTGCGGGTCTCGGAGGAGAGCACGACCGGGGAGTTCGGTCTGCTCGAATATCTGTTCCTGTCGGCGGCGACACTGGATGCGGCACTGGAAACGTGTGTGCGTCACACCGGCAGTCTCACAACGAGTTACAGCTTCCGGATCACGGACCGCACCGGGGACGAGGTGCGCTACGAGATCCTGTCCGCGGTCGAGGGCTGCCGGGGTCGAGAACTGTTGGTGCAGGCGGCTTTCGCCTTGATCGTCGGGCGTGGCCGGGTGGCCACCTGCGGCGCGGTGACGCCGTCGCGGGTGTGCCTGCGGCAGGCCGCGCCGGCCGATCCGAGCCGGTTCGCCGAGGTGTTCGGCACCGGCGCAATCGAATTCGGCGCCGAGTCCGACACCATCACCCTGCGGGCGGCGGATCTGGCGCTGCCCATGAAATCGGCCGACCCCGAGCTGACGGCGGTGCTGCTGTCGTACGCGGCCACGCTGCCGGCCACTCCCGAGTTCGGGGTGACCTGGCTCGACCAGCTCGGTGACGCCCTGGACGCGGCGCTGGCGGACGGCGCGGCGACGCTGGAAGCGGTAGCGCGGCGGCTGCTGACCTCACCAAGATCATTGCAACGTCGGCTGACCGACGCCGGGACCACCTGGCGGCGCGAGGTGGATCGCGCGCGCCGGCGCAGATTGCGGCGGGCCGAACATCTTTCGCGGGCTCAGCAGGCGGAATTGCTGGGATACGCGGATCCGGCGAGCCTGCGGCGGGCGGTCAACCGGTGGCGGGAGCGCGAGGATCGATGAGAATCGACCCCCGCGTGTGAGCCGAAATCGCACCTACCGTACGGTATTCCGGCAACCACACAGCTAGGTTGGCGTGTCCCGGTTCGGTTTGGCGTCTTCGGAACTCCCCTGTGGCGTAACCGGAAACAAAACTGGTCGGATACGCCAGTGACGCGTCGGCCGCGAGGCTCGCCACGGCGTAGACGATGTGTGGTCGCGGCCGACGCTGTCCACGGCCACGCATCCGCACGAGCACCCACCGGACCGGTTCATCGATAGGAGCTTTCTCGTGGCCCACACCGCAGAGACCGCCACCGCATTCGTCGTCACCGCCGTGGAGGCCAAGGGCACCGCCACCCGGCACGACTTCGACATCCCGGCGATTGTCAGCGCCACCCACAGCCTCACCGAGAGCTGGGATTTTCACAGCGTGGACCGAAACATGTTCTGGAACATCGTCGCGACGTTCCTCGAGCACTGAGCCTGGCGCGCTGAGACTCCGGGGCGGCGCCGAGACTCCGGGGCGGGCTGTGCGGCTAGACGCCGTCGACCGACAGCACCGCGTTCATGAGCGTCATGGCCGCCGCGCAGGGATCGGGCCGGGCCGCGTGGTCGCGGTTGTGCACCCACCAGGTGACGGTGCCGGTGTCGGCCACCGTCACCGCGCAGCTGCCCGGATCCTTCGGGTCGCGCCAGTACATGCCGCCGAAGTTCTTCACCACCAAACGCTCGATCCGGTAACCGAATTGGCCGGCGATCTGCACCTCGCGCGCCAGGGTGTCGTCGCGCAGCCAGGCGTAGGTGAGGTCGACGGCGCCGCCGCCGGGATTGCTCGCGGTCCAGTCGCAGATGGTGGGTGCGCTCAGCTGCCGCATGTTCGTGACGGCGATCGCGCTCGCCAGCTTCTGGTCCTCCACCGGGCCACAGCCGGCCAGCAGGTTCGGGTCGGCGGACGCGGGGGCGCCGTCCTGTTTCGCCGCATGCGAGCAGCCGGTGAGCGCGGTGATCAGCAACGCCGCCACCATGATTCGCGCGGACACTCGTCTCATGAGCCCTGTCCCGCCTGCTTCAGGGTGGCCGTCGCCAGCTGGTCGAGCCCCCGGCACGGCTGGGCGCCCGCGGCGCGGTGCACCGTCCAGTCGATGAAGTCGGTGTCGCCGAACGCGACCGCCAGCTCGCAGGTCGCCGGGTCCTGCCACTCCAGGCCCGCCTGACCCGCGACCCGCACGTCCGCGGGCTTACCGGTGGTCACCTGGGTGCGGCGCTCTGTCAGCGAACTGCCCCGGAACCAGTGGAACACCACCGCTTCGGCGTCGTCGCCCGACTGCCAGGTGCAGCTCATGGGATTGGCCGCCTCGGGGCGCAGATCGGTGAGCCCGGTCTGCTGGGCGATGTCGGCGTCCGGCACCCCGCCGCAGAGCGCGATCGTATTCGGCGACGGCAGCACCGCTTTGGGCGCGCTCGTCGTGGTCGTGGCCGTCGCCTGCTGGTTCGCGCCGCCGCAGCCCGCGACCGCCAGTCCGA
This sequence is a window from Nocardia yunnanensis. Protein-coding genes within it:
- a CDS encoding UDP-N-acetylglucosamine--N-acetylmuramyl-(pentapeptide) pyrophosphoryl-undecaprenol N-acetylglucosamine transferase, translated to MSNPVADRAPILQRLGARGRVRVIVAGGGTGGHTYPAVAAVRALRDLAAEAGATAEVLWAGVPDSLEQRVAAENDVEFTGIKAGKLRRDRNPLKMLNKDNVRDAFRVPVSVVAAQGVVRSFRPDAVLCTGGYVCAPIGMAAALRRRPLVIHEQTTGVGKANLLLARMADRIALSSEASIDLLPAQVRGRALVTGNPIRPALTGGDAEAAVKALDWDGYTPGLPTVYVTGGAQGAVQINELIIELLPELLRQANVVHQCGRLSYAQVRDHAATLPAEIRGRYLVREFIGPELPDLLALTDVVVSRSGAGTLAELTTLGKPSVLIPYPHSVGGEQIRNARILADHNAARALVGTDATVANLNTALTELLTESETRAAVSAAARALGHPRAAEDLALTVLDLATR
- a CDS encoding ribosomal subunit interface protein; the encoded protein is MQIQVFADKHVGGGAIAQEATDSIASILDRFADHLTRVEAHITDVNGHKGGSEDKKCSLEARPKGQPPVAVTHRAATAEEAYLGAAESMAHLLDSKFGRLHHAKGGESIRHLVPE
- a CDS encoding helix-turn-helix transcriptional regulator — its product is MTPAADGLLRPSDSDALRAELRGLAALSQLPVVFGGEVHAGTLVLSEFVGTRTNGMRGLAVAPSSGLGGSAVATGKPRSVADYRSASTITHHYDAPVLGEGLRAVVAVPVVLRGEARAVLYVANRDSGAIGDRIADEMVQAARRLATELAIRDEVDRRLRLSFARDALAPGNGVLASANAVVTEQLRDLHAELRGITQAVTDATARARLRDVTDKLARLVSGVAAPDDAVSLAPRELDVLAHVALGCTNIEAAQRLSVRPETVKSYLRSAMTKLGAHNRHEAVVRARRLGLLP
- a CDS encoding AMP-binding protein: MSESTESYTFGVWDAPLLGDTIGANLDRTAAAHPDREALVDYTTGIRWTYREFTAEVDALALGLLAAGIGKGDRVGIWAPNCPQWTLTQYATAKIGAILVNINPAYRSHELRYVLRQAGIRLLVAAPSFKTSDYAAMIAEVEPECPELEQVVLLDSGRWRELFTAGRAADPDLLAAAGSGLSADDPINIQYTSGTTGFPKGATLSHHNILNNGYFVGELCGYTEQDRICIPVPFYHCFGMVMGNLAATSHGAAMVIPAPSFDARATLEAVAAERCTSLYGVPTMFIAELADPEFDSYDLSSLRTGIMAGSPCPVEVMKQVIERMGMHEVSICYGMTETSPVSTQTRRDDSLVQRTATVGRAGPHIEIKIADPVSGVTLPRGEAGELCTRGYSVMLGYWGEPEQTAGAIDSARWMHTGDLATMDADGYIAITGRIKDMVIRGGENIYPREIEEFLYTHPDILDAQVIGVPDAKYGEELMAWIRMRPGTTPLTPESLREYCRGKLAHYKIPRYVHLVDEFPMTVTGKIRKVEMREIGARLLDRTEEDA
- a CDS encoding AMP-binding protein, which gives rise to MTRNTDAYRAARDGLLSVATDYDAALRDFAWPRLTGEFNWATDWFDVIARDNDRPALWIVEEDGAEQRISFAEMADRSDRVAGWLAGLGVGKGDRVMLMLGNQVELWEAMLAVAKLGAVIMPTTGALGAADLRDRIERGAARFVIANAADTGKFDEVAGDYTRIAVGAPVPGWHDYADAAAVEPTGPFRSGTEVGDPLLVYFTSGTTSKPKMVQHSQISYPVGHLSTMYWIGVRPGDVHLAISAPGWAKHAWSCFFAPWLAEATVFVYNYARFDAAALLDQLRRAEVNTFCAPPTVWRMLIQADLGERPTGLREILGAGEPLNPDVIAQVEKAWGLTIRDGFGQTETTLQVGNTPGQPLKPGSMGRPAPGVPVVLVDPITGELAEEGEICLDLAAAPVNLMTGYLGDPDRNAAVMAGGYYHTGDVATRDSDGYITYIGRTDDVFKSSDYKVSPFELESVLIEHPAVVEAAVVPQPDDTRLAVPKAYVALAAGWEPDRETARVILEYARDHLAPYLRVRRLEFTELPKTISGKIRRVDLRRREEQAHAAGETLSTEYRYEDVLNDSKP
- a CDS encoding AraC family transcriptional regulator ligand-binding domain-containing protein; the encoded protein is MHTSDTVSLPRFVLRHAAGAGIDPHRLARQAGLSGWQAAEGSTRVASDIYPRLWELLTHESGDPDATFRVLEEYRLGEFGLFDYLISTADTLWEGLTVIGPYIGAVSTNFRFDASARTETECTFDLHMINAVGEGRELSVRSGLGLVVSRVRQLAGSAVDPVRLSFQQRAPRRHDAFREFFGTADLEFGAAANSVTYRTADLARPQVTADPMLAQVLRRHAATLPPPPPHATEWPDRVAAVLAEVLDDSDPLLDEVARRLYTSPRTLQRRLAESGTTWRLEVDRARKRHLECVEYPPLLQGEAV
- a CDS encoding AraC family transcriptional regulator ligand-binding domain-containing protein produces the protein MNGAGASGSDSVLLARFVLRRGRTAGLDPRELARAAGVGAGVLAESAGSVPGLCYLRLWELLEQRTGQPHVGLRAAERHAKGELGMIDYLVATAGTVGEGLRAATEFGAQLTRSRRLDVACESESCTTFVTGSVADGRGAELAAQATFAFLTSRVRFAAAAPIVPARITFRQRAPRHHAPFVEFFGTAAIDFGADTDSMTLHRADMDRPQHSADARLAGVLRRGAAAATLSSPPARAWADLVAAELDSPRWGVRSAATRPPTLEDAAARLGTSPRTLQRRLAAAGTSWSRELANARTRTAG
- a CDS encoding AraC family transcriptional regulator ligand-binding domain-containing protein, whose product is MTNRNDCHDSILMVRFALERAARAGLDADRIARLAGVAAWREGGEGTRVSPRYCLRAWELLEQETGDAAIALRVSEESTTGEFGLLEYLFLSAATLDAALETCVRHTGSLTTSYSFRITDRTGDEVRYEILSAVEGCRGRELLVQAAFALIVGRGRVATCGAVTPSRVCLRQAAPADPSRFAEVFGTGAIEFGAESDTITLRAADLALPMKSADPELTAVLLSYAATLPATPEFGVTWLDQLGDALDAALADGAATLEAVARRLLTSPRSLQRRLTDAGTTWRREVDRARRRRLRRAEHLSRAQQAELLGYADPASLRRAVNRWREREDR
- a CDS encoding DUF3558 family protein, with amino-acid sequence MRRVSARIMVAALLITALTGCSHAAKQDGAPASADPNLLAGCGPVEDQKLASAIAVTNMRQLSAPTICDWTASNPGGGAVDLTYAWLRDDTLAREVQIAGQFGYRIERLVVKNFGGMYWRDPKDPGSCAVTVADTGTVTWWVHNRDHAARPDPCAAAMTLMNAVLSVDGV
- a CDS encoding DUF3558 family protein, giving the protein MRRTAGAAAGIALIGLAVAGCGGANQQATATTTTSAPKAVLPSPNTIALCGGVPDADIAQQTGLTDLRPEAANPMSCTWQSGDDAEAVVFHWFRGSSLTERRTQVTTGKPADVRVAGQAGLEWQDPATCELAVAFGDTDFIDWTVHRAAGAQPCRGLDQLATATLKQAGQGS